One stretch of Microvirga lotononidis DNA includes these proteins:
- the trhO gene encoding oxygen-dependent tRNA uridine(34) hydroxylase TrhO: protein MTYKVAALYQFVPLPDFRELREPLHRLCLDLEIRGTVLLAHEGINGTVAGTDDAVDSLMAELRDGELFRKRLDNLELKFSTSAEMPFKRMKVRLKKEIVTLGDPQTDPRRRVGTYVSPAEWNRLLDEPGIVLLDTRNDFEVEMGTFEGAVDPRIKRFSEFKDFVKKELDPKQHRKVAMFCTGGIRCEKASSYMLAQGFEEVFHLKGGILKYLEDVPESESRWDGGCFVFDERVALGHGLVEQPGRAEPSDE, encoded by the coding sequence ATGACGTACAAAGTCGCCGCCCTCTACCAATTCGTTCCGCTGCCGGATTTCCGGGAGTTGAGGGAACCTCTGCACAGGCTTTGCCTGGATCTCGAGATCCGGGGCACCGTGCTCCTTGCCCATGAGGGAATCAACGGAACGGTGGCCGGAACCGATGACGCCGTCGACAGTCTCATGGCCGAGCTGCGCGACGGTGAGCTTTTCCGCAAGCGTCTGGACAACCTCGAGCTCAAGTTCTCGACTTCGGCCGAGATGCCGTTCAAGCGGATGAAGGTGCGGCTCAAGAAGGAGATCGTCACCCTCGGCGATCCGCAGACGGACCCCCGGCGCAGGGTTGGGACCTATGTGTCGCCGGCCGAGTGGAACAGGCTTCTGGACGAGCCCGGTATCGTGCTGCTCGATACCCGCAACGATTTCGAGGTCGAGATGGGCACCTTCGAAGGAGCGGTCGATCCGCGGATCAAGCGCTTCAGCGAGTTCAAGGATTTCGTGAAGAAGGAGCTCGATCCGAAGCAGCACAGGAAAGTCGCCATGTTCTGCACCGGCGGCATCCGCTGCGAAAAAGCGAGTTCCTACATGCTCGCCCAGGGCTTCGAAGAGGTGTTTCATCTCAAGGGCGGGATTCTGAAGTATCTGGAAGACGTTCCCGAATCGGAGAGCCGCTGGGACGGCGGGTGCTTCGTGTTCGACGAGCGCGTGGCCCTCGGTCATGGGCTCGTGGAGCAGCCGGGCAGGGCGGAGCCATCCGATGAGTGA
- a CDS encoding adenylate/guanylate cyclase domain-containing protein: MRYDVKVQLCAIALLALGPIGIAVALGDSMVVDPGVTPTWPQLFSMPVNVMRFTLLLLAGAATAFGIIRSRRLLSAAVKDAVGRASLSRFLPAEIAPRVAGDIGLRRGRRQRAVVFVDIRDSTGMAEGMDPERLSQFFTAFRTRILGCVRKHRGFVGKFIGDGALMLFGVPDEGGDAARALAFAHDLVRIVQAWNATRELYHPVRIGIGIHIGEVFCGIVGDDERMEFTALGDAVNVASRLERATKRYGEVILASGAVVEGSSERGAWRVIASEPLAGRTEPMTIFAPAASITPGTDEVISAAFRSQF, encoded by the coding sequence TTGCGCTACGACGTCAAGGTTCAGCTCTGTGCCATTGCTCTGTTGGCGCTCGGCCCGATCGGGATTGCCGTCGCGCTCGGCGACAGCATGGTCGTGGATCCTGGCGTGACCCCGACTTGGCCTCAGCTCTTTTCGATGCCGGTCAATGTGATGCGGTTCACGCTGCTCCTTTTGGCCGGAGCGGCCACCGCCTTTGGCATAATCCGCTCGCGACGGCTGTTGTCCGCCGCCGTCAAGGATGCGGTCGGGCGCGCCAGCCTCTCGCGCTTCCTCCCGGCCGAGATAGCGCCCCGAGTGGCGGGCGACATCGGCCTGCGCCGCGGGCGCCGCCAGCGGGCCGTTGTCTTTGTCGACATCCGCGACTCGACCGGCATGGCTGAGGGGATGGATCCGGAGCGCCTGTCGCAGTTCTTCACGGCCTTTAGGACCCGCATTCTGGGCTGCGTCCGCAAGCACCGCGGCTTCGTCGGCAAGTTCATTGGCGACGGAGCGCTGATGCTGTTCGGAGTACCGGACGAGGGCGGCGACGCGGCCCGCGCCCTCGCCTTTGCGCATGATCTCGTCCGGATCGTTCAGGCCTGGAACGCAACCCGGGAACTGTATCATCCCGTGCGGATCGGAATCGGGATCCATATCGGCGAGGTCTTCTGTGGCATCGTCGGGGACGACGAGAGGATGGAATTTACGGCGCTGGGCGATGCGGTGAACGTCGCCTCGCGGCTTGAACGGGCAACGAAGCGCTATGGCGAGGTGATCCTTGCCTCGGGCGCTGTCGTTGAAGGGTCATCGGAACGTGGCGCTTGGCGGGTAATCGCGAGCGAGCCTCTGGCCGGGCGCACGGAGCCCATGACGATTTTTGCTCCTGCGGCTTCCATCACTCCCGGCACCGACGAGGTCATTTCTGCTGCCTTCCGGAGCCAATTTTGA
- a CDS encoding response regulator: MDTNRRDRILVADHNPIFRETLAWRLRAAGYEVTTADTGEHAFLALRDWQHPVDWLYASAGLPILIDGWILADEYHDTCPTRPVVIAAQQVRPSQNGDIILAQPSPASVLEIIRELIAASHVLPAVTEVDPNISGMQRNNRAPAVSPTVPSEGCFGDLSALEEHDNDEQERALVLRGQLWHAASQCGAPQFRRQ, translated from the coding sequence ATGGACACGAACCGTCGCGATCGCATTCTTGTCGCGGACCACAACCCGATCTTCCGCGAAACCCTCGCCTGGCGGCTGCGCGCTGCAGGGTACGAGGTGACCACAGCGGACACGGGAGAGCATGCATTCCTGGCGTTGCGGGATTGGCAGCACCCCGTCGATTGGCTCTACGCCTCGGCCGGTCTGCCGATCCTGATCGACGGCTGGATTTTGGCCGACGAGTATCATGACACCTGCCCAACACGACCAGTCGTGATCGCTGCACAGCAGGTCCGGCCGTCTCAAAACGGTGACATCATCCTCGCTCAACCGAGCCCGGCATCCGTGTTGGAAATCATCCGCGAGTTGATTGCCGCAAGCCATGTTCTACCGGCGGTAACCGAGGTGGACCCGAATATCAGCGGCATGCAGCGTAACAATAGAGCGCCTGCGGTCAGCCCCACCGTTCCGTCTGAAGGGTGTTTCGGAGACCTGTCCGCATTGGAGGAACATGACAATGACGAACAAGAGAGAGCGCTGGTTTTGCGAGGCCAGCTATGGCATGCCGCCTCACAATGCGGGGCTCCTCAATTCCGCAGGCAATAG
- a CDS encoding DoxX family protein, producing MPRPFEVIASSATDLVLLVGRLLLALIFLHEAVTLSFDFTAAASAMSKIGVPPYILVLSILLQLGSGLMVASGWHARLGSLSLSLFCLATAFLFHSNFAVRNELLHFEKDLAIAGGMLVLTATGAGALSLDRLVKYRRHFGWAL from the coding sequence ATGCCACGGCCATTTGAGGTCATTGCGTCAAGCGCCACCGATCTCGTTCTTCTCGTGGGACGGCTCCTGCTGGCCCTGATCTTTCTTCACGAGGCCGTGACATTGTCCTTCGACTTCACGGCTGCTGCTTCGGCGATGAGCAAGATCGGCGTCCCACCTTATATCCTGGTTCTCAGCATTCTCTTACAGCTCGGGTCGGGCTTGATGGTGGCATCAGGCTGGCACGCGCGTCTGGGGTCACTCAGCCTGAGCCTGTTCTGCCTTGCAACCGCTTTCCTGTTTCATTCCAACTTCGCCGTCCGAAACGAGCTATTGCATTTCGAAAAGGATCTTGCGATCGCGGGCGGAATGTTGGTCCTGACTGCAACAGGAGCCGGAGCGCTGTCGCTGGACAGGCTTGTCAAGTACCGGAGGCACTTTGGCTGGGCTCTGTGA
- a CDS encoding YidB family protein, which produces MSRGFPSMTALLGLLAIAGYQNRDKIAEMLGGATSGNNPAGTPGTPDQSQGSLGSLGGLGGLLGGLSGQNAGGVLSGGLGELIDSFRQSGHGDVADSWVGTGPNKEVAPQQVEQAIGPDVLATLTQQTGLSREEILARLSRELPQAVDKYTPEGRLPSS; this is translated from the coding sequence ATGAGCCGAGGCTTTCCATCCATGACGGCCCTTCTGGGGCTTCTTGCCATCGCGGGCTATCAGAACAGGGACAAGATCGCCGAGATGCTCGGCGGCGCCACATCCGGCAACAACCCCGCAGGGACACCGGGAACTCCCGACCAGTCGCAAGGCAGCCTCGGCAGCCTCGGGGGTCTGGGCGGATTGCTGGGAGGCCTGAGCGGCCAGAACGCAGGCGGTGTGCTGAGCGGCGGTCTGGGCGAATTGATCGACAGCTTCCGGCAGAGCGGCCACGGCGACGTTGCCGATTCCTGGGTCGGCACCGGCCCGAACAAGGAGGTCGCACCGCAACAGGTGGAACAGGCCATCGGGCCTGATGTCCTGGCGACCCTGACCCAGCAGACCGGCCTGTCCCGCGAGGAAATCCTTGCTCGCCTGTCCAGAGAGTTGCCGCAGGCCGTCGACAAGTACACGCCAGAGGGGCGGCTTCCTTCATCCTAA
- a CDS encoding ABC transporter substrate-binding protein has product MMKGYACHLSVLALLAGTGLARAEDITIAVAGPMTGSVATIGEQLKNGAELAAQAINQSGGVNGKTVKIVIYDDACDPKQAVAVANRIVSDGIKFVDGHACSGSSIPASEVYAEADVLMMSPASSNPTMTDKAAEQGWSTIMRLYGRDDAQGKFIGPWIKQNYGTKKIGILHDKSAYGKGLADVVKASLNSAGIKEVLYEGINAGEKDYKAVVNRLKSQGVEFLYFGGYHTEAGLIMRQAADQGYKFQLMMGDSIATPEFGSVAGPAADGTLFTFPPDGRDSDAAKGALEQFQKIGFVPEGFTLFSYATIQAIAGGIAKAGSTDPKVVAKTLRGTNVDTVLGPVTFDEKGDIKDPKYNINVWKGGTYSKLTQ; this is encoded by the coding sequence ATGATGAAGGGATACGCCTGTCACCTGTCCGTTCTCGCCCTGCTGGCGGGAACCGGGCTGGCCCGCGCGGAGGACATCACGATTGCCGTGGCCGGCCCGATGACGGGCTCGGTCGCCACCATCGGCGAGCAGCTCAAGAACGGCGCCGAACTCGCCGCGCAGGCCATCAACCAGAGTGGCGGTGTGAATGGGAAGACCGTCAAGATCGTCATCTATGACGACGCCTGCGATCCCAAGCAGGCCGTTGCGGTCGCCAACCGCATCGTTTCGGACGGTATCAAATTCGTCGATGGCCATGCCTGCTCGGGCTCGTCCATTCCTGCCTCCGAGGTCTATGCCGAGGCGGATGTCCTGATGATGAGCCCGGCCTCCAGCAATCCGACCATGACCGACAAGGCTGCCGAGCAGGGCTGGTCGACCATCATGCGTCTCTATGGCCGCGACGACGCGCAGGGCAAGTTCATCGGTCCGTGGATCAAGCAGAACTACGGCACCAAGAAGATCGGCATCCTCCACGATAAGAGCGCCTACGGCAAAGGTCTCGCCGATGTGGTGAAGGCGTCGCTCAACAGCGCCGGGATCAAGGAAGTGCTCTACGAGGGCATCAATGCCGGCGAGAAGGATTACAAGGCGGTGGTCAACCGCCTCAAGAGCCAGGGCGTCGAATTCCTCTATTTCGGCGGATACCATACGGAAGCCGGCCTCATCATGCGCCAGGCGGCCGATCAGGGCTACAAGTTCCAGCTGATGATGGGCGACAGCATCGCAACGCCGGAATTCGGGTCCGTGGCCGGGCCCGCTGCCGACGGGACCCTGTTCACCTTCCCGCCGGACGGGCGCGACAGCGACGCCGCCAAGGGGGCCCTGGAGCAGTTCCAGAAGATCGGCTTCGTGCCGGAGGGCTTTACGCTGTTCTCTTATGCGACCATTCAGGCCATCGCCGGCGGGATCGCCAAGGCCGGCAGCACGGATCCGAAAGTGGTCGCCAAGACCCTGCGTGGAACGAATGTCGATACCGTTCTGGGACCGGTGACCTTCGACGAGAAGGGCGACATCAAGGACCCGAAATACAACATCAATGTCTGGAAGGGCGGAACGTACAGCAAGCTTACCCAGTAG
- a CDS encoding sigma-70 family RNA polymerase sigma factor, with product MSGNAITFERMSLLPSKVTTVSTSGPLGYATGKAAAWYNTSGYVTGKRDGSTLQQRAEEPVPVSLSPETVEQADLARRFRDLMLPHLDAAYNLARYLLRDPVAAEDVAQDAFLRAFRAFEGYRGGDPKAWILAIVRNCCHTWATAVASDRTVPLDRIATEQADDPGKTSDHATGLVDPTDSPETTVLRQDEIATMRELIETLPLPFRETLVLRELEELSYQEIAETTGTPIGTVMSRLARARHLLAEAWRRRTADGEETRS from the coding sequence ATGAGCGGCAACGCGATCACCTTCGAGCGCATGTCCCTTCTGCCAAGCAAGGTGACTACGGTCTCCACCTCAGGTCCGCTGGGCTACGCTACCGGGAAGGCTGCGGCCTGGTACAACACATCCGGCTATGTGACAGGCAAGCGTGACGGGAGTACACTCCAGCAACGCGCGGAGGAACCTGTGCCGGTCTCCCTGTCGCCTGAAACGGTTGAGCAAGCTGATCTCGCCCGGCGCTTTCGCGACCTGATGCTGCCCCATCTCGATGCCGCCTATAATCTTGCGCGCTATCTGCTGCGGGACCCTGTCGCGGCGGAGGACGTCGCACAGGATGCGTTCCTGCGGGCGTTCCGTGCCTTCGAAGGGTACAGGGGCGGTGATCCGAAGGCCTGGATCCTGGCGATTGTGCGAAACTGCTGTCACACCTGGGCGACAGCCGTGGCATCGGACCGAACGGTTCCGCTTGACCGGATCGCGACGGAGCAAGCAGATGATCCGGGCAAGACATCGGATCACGCCACCGGATTGGTCGATCCCACGGATAGTCCTGAAACCACCGTTCTCCGGCAGGACGAGATCGCCACCATGCGGGAGTTGATCGAAACCTTGCCCCTTCCGTTCCGGGAGACGCTGGTTTTGCGTGAACTTGAGGAACTCTCCTATCAGGAGATTGCCGAAACCACGGGAACGCCGATCGGCACCGTAATGTCCCGCCTTGCCCGGGCGCGACACCTGCTCGCCGAAGCGTGGCGACGACGCACCGCAGACGGAGAGGAGACCCGCTCATGA
- the solA gene encoding N-methyl-L-tryptophan oxidase has translation MAMFDVAVVGLGAMGSAALFDLARRGQRVIGLEQFEPGHDKGSSHGESRIIRLSYFEHPSYVPLARRAMEKWRELEELSGEAVLTVTGVLEAGYPGCQVVEGSLEASRLHGLDHDVLSADEINRRFPAFKVPSHWTGLYQPEGGFLRPELAIRQFVGLARRHGAEVRTKDRVIAIEPTSSGVRIRTEAGEIEAGSVIVAAGAWIGDFAPELKPHLKLTRQVLGWFEPLQPAYYTPDRCPVFIFESEDDACYGFPDFAGTGVKTASHRKGAYLSSADDLAQDGGAEDEAHIRRMLALAMPDANGPLKAMRTCMYTRTPDEDFVIDRSSADPRIVLASPCSGHGFKFASVIGEVLADLALGNVPANDISRFKLNRFGAQSA, from the coding sequence ATGGCGATGTTCGATGTGGCGGTGGTCGGGTTGGGAGCAATGGGAAGCGCCGCGCTCTTCGACCTCGCCCGCCGAGGGCAGCGCGTGATCGGTCTCGAACAGTTCGAGCCAGGCCATGACAAGGGCTCCTCGCATGGGGAGAGCCGGATCATCAGGCTTTCCTATTTCGAGCACCCGTCCTATGTGCCGCTCGCCCGCCGGGCCATGGAGAAATGGCGCGAGCTGGAGGAGCTCTCGGGCGAGGCCGTCCTTACCGTCACGGGCGTTCTCGAGGCCGGTTATCCCGGCTGCCAGGTCGTCGAGGGGTCCCTGGAGGCGTCCCGGCTGCACGGGCTCGACCATGACGTCCTGAGCGCCGACGAGATCAACCGTCGCTTTCCCGCCTTCAAGGTTCCGTCCCATTGGACCGGATTGTATCAGCCGGAGGGCGGATTCCTCCGGCCGGAGCTCGCCATCCGACAGTTCGTGGGATTGGCGCGACGGCATGGGGCCGAGGTCAGGACGAAGGACCGTGTCATCGCCATCGAGCCGACCAGCTCGGGCGTCCGGATCAGGACCGAAGCCGGCGAGATCGAGGCCGGGTCGGTGATCGTCGCGGCTGGCGCATGGATCGGCGATTTCGCCCCGGAGCTGAAGCCGCACCTCAAGCTGACGCGTCAGGTGCTCGGCTGGTTCGAGCCTTTGCAGCCGGCCTATTACACGCCCGACCGGTGCCCGGTCTTCATCTTCGAATCCGAGGACGACGCCTGCTACGGCTTCCCGGATTTCGCCGGAACGGGCGTCAAGACGGCTTCCCATCGCAAGGGCGCCTATCTCTCGTCGGCCGACGACCTGGCGCAGGACGGCGGAGCCGAGGACGAAGCCCATATCCGCCGCATGCTCGCCCTGGCGATGCCGGACGCCAACGGGCCGCTCAAGGCAATGCGGACCTGCATGTACACCCGCACCCCGGACGAGGATTTCGTGATCGACCGGTCATCGGCCGATCCGCGGATCGTGCTGGCCTCGCCCTGTTCGGGCCATGGCTTCAAGTTTGCAAGCGTGATCGGGGAGGTGCTCGCCGATCTCGCCCTTGGAAACGTGCCCGCGAACGACATCTCTCGTTTCAAGCTCAATCGCTTTGGCGCACAATCGGCCTGA
- a CDS encoding anti-sigma factor family protein produces MTLPCSDVKVLLHGHLDGELDAANAFQVEDHLRACATCASEYQHLQELRAALREDRLRHRAPDALRARVLEALAPIPASPIAPTTARWWQHLWQKQRLGIPVAAFAAGLAVALIVPRPSPDLEQEIVSEHVRSLMVDHITDVTTSDRHTVKPWFDGRLDFAPPVVDLASEGFALTGGRLDYVAGRAVAALVYKRREHVINLFIWPVEKNRVGVEGAQPSVNNGYNTLRWSGSGMIFWAVSDLNAVELQEFMHRFQDQLARQ; encoded by the coding sequence ATGACCCTCCCCTGCTCTGACGTGAAGGTCCTCCTGCATGGCCATCTAGACGGAGAACTGGATGCGGCCAATGCCTTCCAGGTCGAAGACCACCTGAGAGCCTGTGCTACCTGCGCGAGCGAATACCAGCACCTGCAGGAGCTGCGGGCAGCCCTTCGGGAGGACAGGCTTCGGCATCGGGCGCCCGATGCGTTACGGGCGCGGGTTCTGGAAGCTCTTGCGCCTATTCCAGCCAGCCCGATTGCGCCGACGACGGCGCGCTGGTGGCAGCACCTGTGGCAGAAGCAACGTCTTGGCATCCCGGTTGCTGCGTTTGCGGCGGGTCTCGCCGTGGCTTTGATCGTGCCGCGTCCGTCGCCGGATCTGGAGCAGGAAATTGTCTCCGAGCATGTTCGCTCCTTGATGGTAGACCACATTACGGATGTGACAACGTCCGACCGGCATACCGTGAAGCCCTGGTTCGATGGCCGACTCGACTTCGCCCCTCCGGTTGTTGATCTAGCCAGTGAGGGATTTGCGCTAACTGGAGGGCGGCTCGACTACGTTGCAGGGCGGGCGGTTGCGGCACTGGTGTATAAACGCCGCGAGCACGTGATCAACCTGTTCATCTGGCCGGTGGAGAAGAACAGGGTCGGTGTCGAAGGAGCGCAGCCCTCAGTAAACAACGGATACAACACGCTTCGATGGTCTGGCAGCGGCATGATCTTCTGGGCCGTTTCGGATCTGAATGCTGTCGAGCTGCAGGAATTCATGCACCGATTTCAGGATCAGCTCGCTCGCCAATAG
- a CDS encoding amidase: protein MAWAYAHDRRENQFTGFMEGPSIAAGRFREETFALSTSSSSYQTRGSAPDDLAEWSASDLLDAYARKVVSPVDVTKAVIARIDAYEPRLQALYAYDPDAALRDARASEQRWMSGEARALDGVPATIKENIATKGTPVPLGTAARPLTPAAEDAPAAARLREDGVVILAKTTMPDYGMLSSGLSSFHPLARNPWDLSKNPGGSSAGAGAAAAAGYGPFHIGTDIGGSIRLPASWCGVFGLKPSFGRIPIDPTYYGRVAGPMTRTVRDAALMMRSLTRPDMRDPMSLPYQDLPWLDLDIDVKGLTIGVMMQAGIGMPLDPEVRAAVDSAARALQEAGAIIEDVPPFITREMLDGLDDFWRQRAWMDMAPLSDEERGKILPYILQWAEGGKDLTGAEVYSGMNQMMVMRHAAVAATHRFDFVISPVAPCVAYPAELASPIHNPEEPFEHIGYTVAFNMSDQPASSVNAGFTKAGLPIGLQIIGRRFDDVGVLRLSQAWETICADKRPWPTLR, encoded by the coding sequence ATGGCATGGGCCTATGCGCATGATCGCAGGGAAAACCAGTTTACCGGTTTCATGGAAGGCCCCAGCATAGCTGCGGGCCGATTCCGTGAGGAGACTTTCGCATTGAGTACGTCATCATCTTCGTATCAGACACGCGGTAGCGCTCCGGATGATCTCGCCGAATGGTCCGCCTCCGATCTTCTCGATGCATATGCCCGCAAGGTTGTGTCTCCCGTCGATGTGACGAAGGCCGTGATCGCGCGCATCGATGCCTATGAGCCGCGTCTTCAGGCTCTCTATGCCTATGATCCCGATGCAGCGCTTCGCGATGCGCGCGCCTCGGAGCAGCGGTGGATGAGCGGAGAGGCGCGGGCCCTGGACGGCGTTCCCGCGACGATCAAGGAGAACATCGCCACCAAGGGAACCCCGGTGCCCCTGGGCACGGCAGCGCGTCCTCTCACTCCGGCCGCCGAGGATGCTCCGGCTGCGGCACGTCTGCGAGAGGATGGCGTGGTCATTCTCGCCAAGACCACCATGCCGGATTACGGGATGCTCTCCTCGGGCCTTTCGAGTTTCCATCCGCTCGCGCGCAATCCGTGGGACCTCTCGAAGAATCCGGGCGGCAGCTCGGCGGGAGCGGGTGCTGCAGCGGCAGCGGGCTACGGGCCGTTCCATATCGGCACCGATATCGGCGGCTCGATCCGCCTGCCGGCGTCCTGGTGCGGCGTGTTCGGCCTCAAGCCCAGCTTCGGCCGCATTCCCATCGACCCGACCTATTACGGACGCGTCGCAGGACCGATGACCCGTACCGTGCGCGACGCGGCCCTCATGATGAGAAGCCTCACGCGGCCCGACATGCGTGATCCCATGAGCCTGCCGTATCAGGATCTTCCTTGGCTCGATCTCGACATCGACGTGAAAGGCCTGACCATCGGCGTGATGATGCAGGCGGGCATCGGCATGCCGCTCGACCCGGAGGTGCGCGCCGCTGTCGACAGTGCCGCGAGGGCGTTGCAGGAGGCCGGTGCGATCATCGAGGATGTGCCGCCCTTCATTACCCGCGAGATGCTCGACGGCCTCGACGATTTCTGGCGCCAGCGGGCATGGATGGACATGGCTCCCTTGAGCGACGAGGAGCGCGGGAAGATCCTGCCTTACATCCTGCAATGGGCGGAAGGCGGCAAGGACCTGACCGGCGCGGAAGTCTATAGCGGCATGAACCAGATGATGGTGATGCGCCATGCGGCCGTCGCCGCGACGCACCGCTTCGACTTCGTCATCTCGCCAGTCGCGCCCTGCGTGGCCTATCCGGCGGAGCTTGCCTCGCCCATCCACAATCCGGAAGAGCCGTTCGAGCATATCGGCTACACGGTGGCCTTCAACATGTCGGACCAGCCGGCTTCGTCGGTCAATGCCGGCTTCACGAAGGCGGGCCTTCCCATCGGCCTTCAGATCATCGGTCGCCGTTTCGACGATGTGGGCGTGCTGCGGCTCTCTCAAGCCTGGGAGACGATCTGCGCGGACAAACGACCCTGGCCGACGCTCCGGTGA
- a CDS encoding SlyX family protein produces MSDIESRVEALEVRVAYQDQVIEDLNQTVIAQWKLIDSLRRQFNELLDRVQEVEDNAGGTSTPEPPPPHY; encoded by the coding sequence ATGAGTGATATCGAGAGCCGTGTCGAAGCGCTCGAGGTGCGCGTCGCCTATCAGGACCAGGTGATCGAGGACCTGAACCAGACGGTCATCGCCCAGTGGAAGTTGATCGACAGCCTGAGACGGCAGTTCAATGAGCTGCTCGACCGCGTCCAGGAGGTCGAGGACAACGCAGGCGGAACCTCCACGCCCGAGCCCCCGCCGCCGCATTACTAG
- a CDS encoding carbonic anhydrase, translating into MNRRTFMSLATTGTAACLWTISGRSNSAFARTGLSPDEALARLKAGNAKFVNAPQLCEAGLREERANTAGDQSPWATILTCSDSRVAPELIFGGVGLGELFVARNAGNVADTAVLGTIEYGAEHLGSPLVVVLGHQRCGAVQAACDVVAKHVELQGSIGPMVEAIVPAAKSQEGKPGDFVDNTVRENARRNAAGILAGSDIIREMVHEGQVKVVYAYYDLDSGMVDFID; encoded by the coding sequence ATGAACCGTCGAACGTTCATGTCGCTCGCCACAACCGGGACTGCGGCATGCCTGTGGACGATCAGTGGCAGGTCAAACTCAGCCTTCGCAAGGACAGGTCTGAGCCCTGACGAGGCCCTGGCCAGGCTGAAAGCCGGCAATGCCAAGTTCGTGAACGCACCCCAACTGTGCGAGGCGGGGCTCCGCGAAGAGCGCGCGAATACGGCGGGAGACCAGTCGCCCTGGGCCACGATCCTGACCTGCTCGGACAGCCGGGTCGCGCCAGAGCTCATTTTTGGGGGCGTCGGTCTCGGCGAGTTGTTCGTCGCCCGCAACGCGGGCAACGTCGCTGACACAGCAGTCCTAGGAACAATCGAGTACGGTGCAGAGCATCTTGGCTCGCCACTGGTCGTGGTCCTAGGACACCAGCGTTGTGGCGCGGTACAAGCGGCCTGCGATGTTGTCGCAAAACATGTGGAGCTTCAGGGATCAATTGGACCGATGGTCGAGGCGATCGTTCCGGCTGCGAAATCACAGGAGGGCAAGCCTGGGGATTTCGTCGACAACACCGTACGCGAGAACGCGCGCCGTAATGCCGCCGGGATCCTGGCCGGAAGCGATATCATTAGGGAAATGGTTCACGAGGGGCAGGTGAAAGTCGTCTACGCCTACTATGATCTGGACAGTGGCATGGTCGACTTTATCGACTGA
- the groES gene encoding co-chaperone GroES — MKFRPLHDRIVVKRIDAEEKTAGGIIIPDTAKEKPQQGEVIAVGPGARNDQGQLVPLDVKAGDTVLFGKWSGTEVKIDGEDLLIMKESDIMGVLEQAAAQKKAA; from the coding sequence ATGAAGTTCCGTCCTTTGCATGACCGGATCGTGGTCAAGCGCATCGACGCCGAGGAGAAGACGGCCGGCGGGATCATCATCCCGGACACGGCCAAGGAGAAGCCCCAGCAGGGCGAGGTGATCGCAGTCGGTCCCGGCGCTCGCAATGACCAGGGCCAGCTCGTTCCCCTCGACGTGAAGGCCGGCGACACCGTGCTGTTCGGTAAATGGTCCGGCACGGAAGTGAAGATCGATGGCGAGGATCTCCTGATCATGAAGGAGAGCGACATCATGGGCGTGCTGGAACAGGCCGCCGCCCAGAAGAAGGCCGCTTAA
- a CDS encoding Crp/Fnr family transcriptional regulator, translating into MKNGTKAAIHRRNQLLAALEPDDYLWLEPHLEVVELPRGKVVYQHGEQIRHTYFPHDAVISLVAVLQDGGSVEMAIFGREAVFGFISALGIHQSFGRYVTQVAGTTSRIALDRLRDAIDKRPNIRRLLFRYTEALLSQTLQSVACNAVHNVEARCCRAILSTRDRTDKEDIPLTHEILAEMLGVQRSTVSSVTSTLQRMGLISQGRGTIRITDHAGLEETACECYHAIRGNFARLLPASR; encoded by the coding sequence GTGAAGAATGGTACGAAGGCCGCCATACACCGGAGAAACCAGCTCCTCGCCGCTTTGGAGCCAGATGATTATTTGTGGTTGGAGCCCCATCTCGAAGTCGTCGAACTGCCACGCGGAAAGGTCGTCTATCAGCACGGAGAACAGATCCGGCATACCTACTTTCCCCATGATGCGGTGATCTCCCTGGTCGCCGTTCTGCAGGATGGCGGCTCCGTGGAGATGGCGATCTTCGGAAGGGAAGCCGTCTTCGGCTTCATAAGCGCGCTCGGCATCCACCAATCCTTCGGACGTTACGTCACCCAGGTTGCCGGCACGACCTCGCGGATTGCCTTGGATCGCTTAAGAGACGCAATCGACAAGCGCCCGAACATCCGCCGCCTGCTGTTCCGCTACACGGAAGCTCTCCTGTCGCAGACGCTTCAGTCCGTCGCCTGCAATGCGGTTCACAATGTGGAAGCCCGCTGCTGCCGTGCCATTCTGAGCACCCGCGACAGGACCGACAAGGAGGATATTCCCCTCACCCATGAAATCCTCGCCGAGATGTTGGGGGTACAGCGTTCGACCGTCAGCAGCGTCACGAGCACGCTCCAGCGCATGGGGCTGATCAGCCAGGGCCGCGGAACGATCAGGATCACCGATCACGCCGGCCTCGAGGAGACGGCATGCGAATGCTACCACGCGATCCGAGGGAATTTCGCGAGGCTTCTGCCTGCCTCCCGCTGA